A region from the Lytechinus variegatus isolate NC3 chromosome 6, Lvar_3.0, whole genome shotgun sequence genome encodes:
- the LOC121417052 gene encoding uncharacterized protein LOC121417052, with protein sequence MDVQILIFVVALSFGSAYSQSCYQCASISSNNQELNIPSSQTGYSSCDDDNLQTVDCSAQGGCLKIDYSFQYNVDTVGAVSTGVVLRDCGANLNRCESATEAQLNAQKAIINSMLPDGTEFVSGSGNACVCSGNLCNGAPGLSISITALLASLLVSYIVIKW encoded by the exons ATGGATGTCCAAATTCTGATCTTCGTTGTAGCGCTGTCTTTTGGAAGTG CCTACTCACAGTCATGCTATCAATGTGCGTCCATTTCATCGAATAATCAAGAGCTCAACATACCCTCCTCACAGACGGGCTACTCTTCCTGCGACGATGACAACTTACAAACAGTGGACTGTTCAGCTCAGGGCGGCTGCCTGAAAATCGATTACAGCTTCCAGTACAACGTTGACACTG TGGGAGCTGTGTCAACAGGTGTGGTTTTACGGGACTGTGGGGCGAATTTGAACAGATGTGAGAGTGCCACCGAAGCGCAGCTAAACGCCCAGAAAGCCATAATCAACTCAATGCTGCCTGACGGAACTGAATTCGTCTCTGGCAGTGGAAATGCTTGCGTTTGCAGCGGTAATCTCTGCAACGGCGCACCGGGGTTGAGTATCAGCATCACCGCTCTCTTGGCATCCCTCCTTGTATCTTACATTGTCATTAAATGGTAA